Sequence from the Pedobacter sp. D749 genome:
GCCCATAAATGTAATTACGTGTGGAGTTATCTGTTTTTGAGTGGCGTTATTTTGTATCACTAAATAAAAGGTACCATGAATTTAACTGGATAATAACATTTGAAGAATAAAATCTGCTTTACTCAATTTTTTAACATTTATATATTATTTACCTTTGTTGCATGTTTTTATATAATGTTACGCTCATCCTCGAAGATGCAGCAGCCGAAGAATGGTTACAATGGATGCAGGATATTCACATCCCTGAAGTGATGGCAACAGGTCTGTTTGTTTCTAACCGTTTATTAAAAGTTGTTGATTCACCTAATGAAGGGGTTACTTACTGTACACAGTACGTTGTAGAAACATTAGATAACTACAACAAATACCAGGAAACATTTGCACCAGCTTTACAAGCCGAATTAAACGAAAAGTTTAAAAACCGTTTTGTAGCCTATAGAAGTTTGATGGAGTTCGTATCCCCAACCCCCTAAAGGGGGCTTGAATAACTAGAAATATAAGTCCCCTTCAGGGGATTTAGGGGTTTAGCTTCTCGTTATTTTTATGCCTGTCGGCATCTCGAATACTCTTTTTCTCCAGGTTCTTTTCTAAAGCATCGGTAAGGTTGATACCCGTTTGATTAGCCAGACAGATTAAAACAAACATTACATCAGCCATTTCATCGGCCAGGTTTACAGTTTCATCACTCTTTTTAAACGACTGTTCGCCATATTTACGGGCCATAATCCGTGCAACCTCCCCAACTTCTTCCATTAAAATGGCGGTATTGGTTAATTCGTTAAAATAACGGATACCTGTAGTATTAATCCAACGGTCTACCGTTTCCTGTGCTTCGTTAATGGTCATTTTTTTCTTCTTCTATTTCTGATTTTATGATACCTGTAACTTCTTTTTTAGCGCCTTCCAGTAAAAAAACTGTCGCACCTTTTTCCCTGGCATAAGGATTTTTCAATTCGCCAATTTTTGTAATTTTATCAAATAATGGCTGCTCTCTCTTCCTTTGAGGGTCTTCATCACCAGCCCATTCTATTAAAATTAAATTTTTAACCGGCTTATCCATGTTAAACCAATACAGGTAATCGGCATTGTACGATACCGCATTGATATTTTTATATTTCGAATAATAGTTAATTGCGCCGGCCTGTCCATAATTATCGGCACGTATCAACAGAGTAGATTTATCTTTAACTTTTCCGTAAGCGGAATCAACAAGTGCAGCCAATTCTTTCCAGCCCTGCATATCGGCATAATCCTGCGGCAACTCGTGATTTTTTCCATCTTCCCAGCGCAATGCCCCTACCCGCTCGAACCTTTTATGGTGCGCAATAATTTCGTCAGGACTATAAACCGGCATCAAAAGTGGTAACAGGTAAATAAACGTACCTATATTAAAAGCGAACAGCAAACCCGTAAGTATAGGTTTCTTCGCTAAAACCCGACATAAATAAACAGCACCAAAAGCCAATAAAACCGGGTATAAACCCAGGGCATAATAATCTTTTGCTTTAAAATAGCTAAATACGATTAGGGTAATGATGTAGGTCAAAATAATCCAGCTGTATTTCCTGAAATCTTTATAAAAAATCAAACTTCCGAGCCCTGCCAGAAGGATAAAAATCGAACTGATAAAAAAGAGAAACTGTCCGGTAAAAAAATCGATCCGGTTTACATGTACCAATTGCGTGGCCCGCAAAAGTTTCATGTGGGTTAACACAGGGAAGTGATGGTTAATCTGCCAGATTATATTGGGAGAAATAATTAAAAGTGCCAGTAAAACTGATAGGTAAAGGTGTTTATCGGCAAATATTTTCCGATTTGAAGTAATAATGATAGCTGGTAACAATCCAATAACCAGAAAAAGGACATTATACTTGTTTAGAAACCCCAAAGCCACAGAAACAGCAAAAGCATACAGATATTTGGTTTCTTTTTGATCGAAATATCTCAGCAAATAATAGAATATCGCAGTCCACGATAAAACATCGAAAGAGTTAGGCTGGTAAAGGGTATTTAGCCTAAGCAGAGAAGAACATATACAGGCTACGGCAACCAAACATTTGGCCAATAAATTCCCTTTTAAAAAATCGACAATTTTCCAGCAATACAATATGGTTATGGCCCCCATTAATGCAGGCACGAGTTTTACCATAAAAATACCATTGCCAAAAGCTTTAATCAGCCATGAAAAAAGCGAGGTTAGAGGCGGAACTGAGGTAAAACCTGCAGCTAAGTGGTTGGCCTGATCTAAATGCAGGAATTCATCACGTTGTAATTCGTAAACCGAATTAACCAATACAAAAGATAAAATTAGTTTTAGCCCTAAAAAAATTACCAGACAACCATATTCAGTTAAACGGCTCGGGTTTTTATCCTTCATATTCGCTTAGGTTAAAAGTTTTGGAATAAATTAATATTGTTTTTTGACCATTCAAGGCTTAATAAGTTACGCCATAATGTTCAAAATTATTCCTTATTTTTTGTATCAATCAAAATCGTAACCGGACCATCATTTAACAAAGCTATTTTCATATCGGCACCAAAAATTCCGGTTTTTACTTTTTTACCCAATAAAGCTGATAGTTTTTCGATCATTTTCTCATATAGCGGAATGGCTACATCTGGCCGCGCGGCCCTTGTAAAACCTGGACGGTTCCCTTTTTTGGTTGCGGCGAATAATGTAAACTGGCTGATCAGTAAAATATCTCCGCTCACGTTGGCAAGTGCTTTGTTCATCATGCCATTTTCATCACCAAAAACACGCATGCCGATAATTTTCTGTGCTAACCAATCCAGATCTTCTAAAGTATCGGCATCCTCAATTCCCAATAACACTAAAAATCCAGTTTCAATTGCTCCTGTAATCTCACCACTAACGGTGCAACTTGCTTGTGTAACTCTTTGTAAAACTGCCCGCATTTTATAGTACTTTTGCTAATAAAATTGATATGCGCAAGATAAGTATTTTAGTTATTTTTATATTTCTCTTGTTTGGCTGCAAACAAAAAACAGTTGTTAACCCTACATTTTATTATTGGAAAACAGATTACCAGGATAAGAAGGCAGAAACGGCTTACCTCAATCAGTTTAAATCAAAATCTTTGTATGTACGGATCATGGATGTAGATTTTAATCCGGACCTGCAACTTCCCGTACCTGTTTCGCCCATTAAATTTTCGGATCCCATACCTAAAGAAACCGATATTATACCTGTAGTATTTATTGTTAACCAGGTTTTTAATAAGATTGACACTCTGCAAACTATCGTAATGGCCGATCGAATTGCCAAATTTGTAGCTGCAAAGGTAAAACAGG
This genomic interval carries:
- a CDS encoding DUF4286 family protein — protein: MFLYNVTLILEDAAAEEWLQWMQDIHIPEVMATGLFVSNRLLKVVDSPNEGVTYCTQYVVETLDNYNKYQETFAPALQAELNEKFKNRFVAYRSLMEFVSPTP
- a CDS encoding nucleotide pyrophosphohydrolase, with product MTINEAQETVDRWINTTGIRYFNELTNTAILMEEVGEVARIMARKYGEQSFKKSDETVNLADEMADVMFVLICLANQTGINLTDALEKNLEKKSIRDADRHKNNEKLNP
- a CDS encoding glycosyltransferase family 39 protein produces the protein MKDKNPSRLTEYGCLVIFLGLKLILSFVLVNSVYELQRDEFLHLDQANHLAAGFTSVPPLTSLFSWLIKAFGNGIFMVKLVPALMGAITILYCWKIVDFLKGNLLAKCLVAVACICSSLLRLNTLYQPNSFDVLSWTAIFYYLLRYFDQKETKYLYAFAVSVALGFLNKYNVLFLVIGLLPAIIITSNRKIFADKHLYLSVLLALLIISPNIIWQINHHFPVLTHMKLLRATQLVHVNRIDFFTGQFLFFISSIFILLAGLGSLIFYKDFRKYSWIILTYIITLIVFSYFKAKDYYALGLYPVLLAFGAVYLCRVLAKKPILTGLLFAFNIGTFIYLLPLLMPVYSPDEIIAHHKRFERVGALRWEDGKNHELPQDYADMQGWKELAALVDSAYGKVKDKSTLLIRADNYGQAGAINYYSKYKNINAVSYNADYLYWFNMDKPVKNLILIEWAGDEDPQRKREQPLFDKITKIGELKNPYAREKGATVFLLEGAKKEVTGIIKSEIEEEKNDH
- the dtd gene encoding D-aminoacyl-tRNA deacylase; the encoded protein is MRAVLQRVTQASCTVSGEITGAIETGFLVLLGIEDADTLEDLDWLAQKIIGMRVFGDENGMMNKALANVSGDILLISQFTLFAATKKGNRPGFTRAARPDVAIPLYEKMIEKLSALLGKKVKTGIFGADMKIALLNDGPVTILIDTKNKE